The Amblyomma americanum isolate KBUSLIRL-KWMA chromosome 3, ASM5285725v1, whole genome shotgun sequence genome window below encodes:
- the LOC144123003 gene encoding uncharacterized protein LOC144123003 isoform X1 — MISKAILLLSCTAFVSAGNVFGGGLHHGFQGAGFRGPTFAAGAAPGFSGVGASYPPQPYSFGYDNTDEFGTRLFHKEQGDASNAKTGSYGYRDANGLFRTVSYVADAGGFRATVDTNEPGTAPGASADAVFNANPVAAPAVAPGAGRYAGGRYGGAGPWASTSGAAAGGYGAGGPWAG, encoded by the exons ATGATATCAAAG GCAATCCTCCTGCTTTCCTGCACTGCTTTCGTGAGTGCGGGGAACGTGTTTGGCGGAGGCCTTCACCATGGATTCCAAGGCGCAGGGTTCCGGGGCCCCACCTTTGCGGCAGGAGCTGCTCCTGGCTTCTCCGGTGTAGGTGCCTCCTAC CCTCCCCAGCCCTACAGCTTTGGATACGACAACACAGACGAGTTCGGAACGCGGCTGTTCCACAAGGAGCAGGGAGACGCCAGCAACGCCAAGACCGGCTCGTACGGCTACCGGGACGCCAACGGACTGTTCCGGACCGTGAGCTACGTGGCCGACGCCGGCGGCTTCCGTGCCACGGTGGACACCAATGAGCCGGGCACCGCCCCTGGCGCCAGCGCCGACGCTGTGTTCAACGCCAATCCCGTTGCGGCTCCTGCCGTAGCCCCGGGTGCGGGCAGATATGCAGGCGGCCGCTACGGGGGGGCCGGTCCCTGGGCCTCCAcgtctggtgctgctgctggcgggTACGGAGCCGGTGGCCCCTGGGCGGGATAG
- the LOC144123003 gene encoding uncharacterized protein LOC144123003 isoform X2, with protein sequence MISKAILLLSCTAFVSAGNVFGGGLHHGFQGAGFRGPTFAAGAAPGFSGPPQPYSFGYDNTDEFGTRLFHKEQGDASNAKTGSYGYRDANGLFRTVSYVADAGGFRATVDTNEPGTAPGASADAVFNANPVAAPAVAPGAGRYAGGRYGGAGPWASTSGAAAGGYGAGGPWAG encoded by the exons ATGATATCAAAG GCAATCCTCCTGCTTTCCTGCACTGCTTTCGTGAGTGCGGGGAACGTGTTTGGCGGAGGCCTTCACCATGGATTCCAAGGCGCAGGGTTCCGGGGCCCCACCTTTGCGGCAGGAGCTGCTCCTGGCTTCTCCGGT CCTCCCCAGCCCTACAGCTTTGGATACGACAACACAGACGAGTTCGGAACGCGGCTGTTCCACAAGGAGCAGGGAGACGCCAGCAACGCCAAGACCGGCTCGTACGGCTACCGGGACGCCAACGGACTGTTCCGGACCGTGAGCTACGTGGCCGACGCCGGCGGCTTCCGTGCCACGGTGGACACCAATGAGCCGGGCACCGCCCCTGGCGCCAGCGCCGACGCTGTGTTCAACGCCAATCCCGTTGCGGCTCCTGCCGTAGCCCCGGGTGCGGGCAGATATGCAGGCGGCCGCTACGGGGGGGCCGGTCCCTGGGCCTCCAcgtctggtgctgctgctggcgggTACGGAGCCGGTGGCCCCTGGGCGGGATAG